One stretch of Juglans microcarpa x Juglans regia isolate MS1-56 chromosome 3D, Jm3101_v1.0, whole genome shotgun sequence DNA includes these proteins:
- the LOC121254818 gene encoding auxin response factor 1 — MAFAVNHSSGSPRAVIPNDALYKELWHACAGPLVTLPWEGERVYYFPQGHMEQLEASMHQGSEQHMPSFNLPSKILCKVVNVQLRAEPETDEVYAQITLLPEADQSEITSPDPPLPDPPRCTVHSFCKTLTASDTSTHGGFSVLRRHADDCLPPLDMTQQPPWQELVATDLHGNEWHFRHIFRGQPRRHLLTTGWSVFVSSKKLVAGDAFIFLRGENGELRVGVRRLMRQLRNMPSSVISSHSMHLGVLATASHAIATKTLFSVFYKPRTSRSEFIVSLNKYLEARTHKLSVGMRFRMRFEGEEVPERRFSGTIVGIEDNNSSGWADSEWRSLKVQWDEPSSILRPERVSPWELEPLVANAPPSSQSAQRNKRTRPPVLPSPTPDISAIGLWKSPLESPAFSYCEPQRGRDFYPSPNFNSATKGNSFSFSGNNSVAAVSSNSVYWSHGAEAVTESFSPVVNKESGEKRQGTGNGCRLFGIQLLDNCNMEETLPVVTMSRTAGDEPYLDAESNQHSEPNRSDVPSVSCDAEKSCLRSPQESQSRQIRSCTKVHMQGIAVGRAVDLTRFDQYEDLLRKLEEMFDIKGELCGSTQKWQVVYTDDEDDMMMVGDDPWHEFCSMVRKIFIYTTEEVKRLSPKIKLPVPTEAKPVKPDVEVAVNTEDQSSIVGPGC, encoded by the exons ATGGCATTTGCGGTGAATCATTCCTCTGGCAGCCCCCGCGCAG TGATTCCAAATGATGCCTTATACAAGGAATTATGGCATGCTTGTGCTGGCCCCCTTGTCACACTTCCTTGGGAAGGGGAGCGGGTTTATTACTTTCCCCAAGGTCATATGGAACAG CTTGAAGCTTCTATGCATCAGGGTTCAGAGCAGCATATGCCTTCATTCAACCTCCCATCTAAAATTCTCTGTAAAGTTGTCAATGTCCAGCTTCGG GCTGAGCCCGAGACAGACGAGGTCTATGCACAGATCACTTTGTTACCTGAGGCAGAT CAAAGTGAGATTACAAGCCCAGATCCTCCGCTTCCAGATCCTCCTAGGTGCACTGTCCATTCATTTTGCAAGACACTTACTGCTTCTGACACGAGCACTCATGGGGGATTTTCAGTTCTTCGGAGGCATGCAGATGATTGTCTGCCACCATTG GATATGACCCAGCAGCCACCATGGCAGGAATTAGTTGCAACTGATTTGCATGGAAATGAATGGCATTTTCGGCACATTTTTCGAG GGCAACCAAGGCGCCACTTACTGACAACCGGATGGAGTGTCTTTGTTAGTTCAAAAAAACTAGTAGCTGGTGATGCATTTATATTCCTGAG GGGTGAAAATGGTGAGCTGCGTGTTGGAGTAAGGAGACTTATGAGACAGCTAAGAAATATGCCATCTTCTGTTATATCTAGTCACAGCATGCATCTTGGGGTTCTAGCGACTGCATCTCATGCAATTGCAACTAAAACGCTCTTTTCTGTCTTCTACAAGCCAAG aaCAAGCCGATCTGAGTTCATTGTAAGTCTCAACAAGTACCTTGAAGCCCGGACCCACAAGCTATCCGTGGGGATGAGGTTTAGGATGAGATTTGAGGGTGAGGAAGTTCCTGAAAGAAG GTTCAGTGGCACAATTGTTGGCATTGAAGATAATAATTCATCTGGATGGGCTGATTCTGAGTGGCGATCATTAaag GTTCAATGGGATGAACCCTCATCAATTTTGCGTCCCGAGAGAGTTTCTCCATGGGAATTGGAACCACTTGTAGCAAATGCTCCTCCAAGCTCCCAATCCGCACAAAGGAACAAGCGAACACGGCCACCTGTTTTACCTTCACCAACACCAGATATATCTGCAATTG GTTTGTGGAAATCCCCACTTGAATCTCCTGCTTTCTCGTATTGTGAGCCACAACGTGGGCGAGACTTTTATCCATCACCTAATTTCAACTCTGCTACTAAAGGAAACTCTTTCAGCTTCAGTGGTAACAACTCTGTGGCTGCAGTTTCTAGCAACTCAGTATATTGGTCTCATGGAGCAGAAGCCGTAACAGAGTCCTTTTCACCCGTGGTTAACAAAGAATCAGGTGAAAAGAGACAGGGAACTGGGAATGGCTGCAGGCTCTTTGGGATTCAGCTTCTGGACAATTGTAACATGGAAGAAACTTTGCCAGTCGTTACAATGTCCAGAACAGCGGGGGATGAACCATATTTAGATGCTGAATCGAACCAGCACTCTGAACCAAATCGATCTGATGTTCCTTCAGTTAGTTGTGATGCTGAGAAATCATGCTTGAGATCGCCTCAGGAGTCACAAAGCAGGCAAATTCGGAGCTGCACAAAG GTTCACATGCAAGGGATTGCTGTTGGGAGGGCTGTTGATTTGACGCGATTTGACCAATATGAGGATCTGCTCAGGAAACTTGAGGAGATGTTTGACATTAAAGGTGAACTTTGTGGATCTACACAGAAATGGCAGGTTGTGTATACTGATGATGAAGATGACATGATGATGGTTGGGGATGACCCATGGCA TGAGTTCTGCAGCATGGTGAGGAAAATTTTCATCTACACAACAGAAGAAGTCAAGAGGCTGTCGCCAAAGATAAAACTTCCAGTCCCCACAGAGGCCAAACCAGTCAAGCCGGATGTTGAAGTGGCTGTAAATACCGAGGACCAGTCATCAATTGTGGGACCTGGGTGCTGA
- the LOC121254816 gene encoding zinc finger CCCH domain-containing protein 5 yields the protein MAEPVPNKAEEDDEEAECTVKMEGLLQIMSRKEKRKAKKKMKRKQIRKEMAEKEREEEEARLNDPEEQRREGLMEEEEKERKERERKQFEDRERAWIEAMEKKKKEEEERRMALEEEKSKRLQVENENEFNEDDDWEYVEEGPAEIIWQGNEIIVKKKRVRVPKKDANQQSRQEDADRPTSNPLPPQSEAFSSYKNASSAEHILKNVSQQVPNFGTEQDKAHCPFHLKTGACRFGLRCSRVHFYPDKSFTLLIRNMYNGPGLAWEQDEGLEYTDEEVERCYEEFYEDVHTEFLKFGEIVNFKVCRNGSFHLRGNVYIQYKSLDSAVLAYHSINGRYFAGKQVSCEFVNLTRWKVAICGEYMKSRFKTCSHGTACNFIHCFHNPGGDYEWADCDKPPPKYWVKKMTALFGYYDEAGHEKQVEQENLGHRRHSSKMMTDVDRSCSRRSKSREMDFLNSSSCSGRNGSGNDVPKSTRWRQYASDDRKQMKVLGEDMYEENTNLKETNHMKSRTHDTDSDGEWLDKDGDKERYRDRYHGSASKSSRSQDGDKKRRSCGDESKGDWSDSEDRETHNRHARKRSRHSREVTLLDDCEDQENRRREWSKRDGDRETYHGQMTKSARHQRKVKYPDDHRDSKNRTHDTGVEWSDGERDRDRDRDRHHRKRRKSSRHQRKVERQDDHGDSKNGSHEGEWLDRDSNSDREQSRRQKGSEQDSISDDHGDSTSRADDTGLMND from the exons ATGGCAGAACCAGTACCCAACAAAGCAGAAGAAGACGACGAGGAAGCAGAGTGTACAGTTAAAATGGAGGGTTTGTTACAGATAATGAGCcggaaggagaagagaaaggcgaagaagaagatgaagaggaaaCAGATTAGGAAGGAGATGGCGGAGAAGGAGCGTGAGGAAGAGGAGGCGAGGCTGAACGATCCAGAGGAGCAGAGGAGGGAGGGTTtgatggaggaggaggagaaggagaggaaggagagggagaggaagcaATTCGAGGATCGGGAGAGGGCGTGGATTGAAGccatggagaagaagaagaaggaagaggaggagcgAAGGATGGCTCTGGAAGAAGAAAAGTCGAAAAGACTACAG GTTGAGAATGAAAACGAGTTTAATGAGGATGATGATTGGGAGTATGTAGAAGAAGGGCCTGCAGAGATCATATGGCaaggaaatgaaataattgtgaAGAAGAAAAGGGTCAGAGTTCCAAAGAAGGACGCCAATCAACAAAGTAGACAAGAG GATGCTGATAGGCCTACGTCAAATCCTCTTCCTCCACAGTCTGAAGCTTTTTCTAGTTATAAGAATGCATCCTCGGCAGAgcatattttaaagaatgtttCTCAACAAGTTCCTAATTTTGGAACCGAACAG GATAAAGCCCATTGCCCTTTCCATTTAAAAACCGGTGCATGCCGTTTTGGTCTGCGTTGCAGCAGAGTTCATTTCTACCCCGACAAATCATTTACACTGTTGATCAGGAATATGTACAATGGTCCTGGCCTTGCCTGGGAGCAAGACGAGGGGCTTGAG TACACTGATGAAGAGGTTGAACGTTGTTATGAAGAATTTTACGAGGATGTGCACACAGAGTTCTTGAAGTTTGGGGAAATTGTGAATTTTAAG GTGTGCAGAAATGGCTCATTCCATTTACGGGGAAATGTCTACATACAATATAAGTCACTCGATTCAGCTGTTCTTGCTTATCATTCTATTAATGGCCGGTACTTTGCTGGGAAACAG GTAAGTTGTGAATTTGTCAATTTGACCAGATGGAAGGTTGCCATATGCGGGGAGTATATGAAGTCAAGGTTCAAG ACATGTTCTCATGGAACTGCTTGCAATTTTATCCACTGTTTCCACAATCCTGGTGGAGACTATGAATGGGCTGATTGTGATAAACCACCTCCAAAATATTGGGTGAAAAAGATGACTGCTTTATTTGGTTATTATGATGAAGCTGGGCACGAGAAACAGGTGGAACAAGAAAATTTGGGGCATCGGCGGCACTCTAGCAAGATGATGACTGATGTAGACAG GTCTTGCTCAAGAAGATCTAAATCCAGAGAGATGGATTTCTTGAATAGCAGTAGCTGTAGTGGAAGAAATGGCAGTGGTAATGATGTTCCAAAGAGCACACGGTGGAGGCAGTATGCGAGTGATGATAGAAAGCAAATGAAAGTTCTTGGTGAGGATATGTATGAAGAGAatacaaacttaaaagaaaCTAATCACATGAAGAGCAGAACTCATGATACAGATTCTGATGGTGAATGGTTGGATAAGGATGGGGACAAAGAAAGATACAGAGATAGATACCATGGTAGTGCAAGCAAAAGCTCTAGATCTCAGGACGGGGATAAAAAGCGCAGATCATGTGGAGATGAATCTAAGGGGGATTGGTCAGATAGTGAAGATAGAGAAACTCACAACCGTCATGCTAGGAAAAGATCAAGACACAGCAGAGAAGTTACACTCCTGGATGATTGTGAGGACCAAGAAAACCGTAGGAGAGAGTGGTCAAAAAGAGATGGAGACCGAGAAACATACCATGGTCAGATGACCAAAAGTGCAAGACACCAGAGGAAAGTAAAGTATCCAGATGATCATAGGGACAGCAAGAACAGAACTCATGATACTGGTGTAGAGTGGTCTGACGGGgaaagagatagagatagagatagagacaGGCATCatagaaaaaggaggaaaagctCAAGACACCAGAGGAAAGTGGAACGTCAGGATGATCATGGGGACAGTAAGAATGGAAGTCATGAAGGAGAATGGTTAGATAGGGACAGCAATAGTGATAGAGAGCAAAGTAGACGACAGAAAGGCTCCGAACAGGACAGCATCTCAGATGATCATGGGGATAGCACAAGCAGGGCCGATGATACTGGTTTGATGAATGATTAG